In Falsibacillus albus, the genomic window TGCATCACTTTCAACATAAGCACCATCTGCATCAATACTCCACTCTTTGAACCCTTGTAGATTCTCTTTCCAGAATCCAGCTGTATCCTTTGAAGTTCCATCAATAGAATCTGCTGACCTTTTCAAACTTGCATTTCTTTGACCAGCTAATACAGCACCGGTTCCAGCTTGTACGATATAAAGCTTTACGTTCATACCTGTAATTTTTCCGCTCATTTATATTACCTCTTTCGATTTGGTTTGAAATAAAAAAAGAGAACCGAATGAACGGCTCTCAGTTTGTGAACAATTTCACAAGATTAGTTATAGTTAAGCAGTTACTGTTAACTTAGCGATTGCAGCATGATTCGTAACTGCTCCGTCCATATAACCGTCAAGAACTAGCAATTGGCTACCACGAAGAGCTTGCTGTCCATCAATGATTTGACGAAGATTCATTTCTTGTTTTACCAAGATAGAATAAGCTTGACCTAAGTTAGCAAATACAACTGGAACTTGTCCAACAGTATCTCCAGCATCAAGAGCTTCAGTAACAAATACTGGGCGATTGAATAATGTATATGTTGGTTTACCGTTTACTACCGCATTTTGCATATAGTAATGACCCATAGCATCTTTCAACTTTACTGCTTTGTTGAAGAATGAACGAGACATATAAAACGCAGCTCCATCTAAGAATGTTGGATGAAGAGAAGTATATACATCCATGAAGCTATCCATATCAAGTTCTGTTGCAAGAGAATACTCTGTTTCATTAACTGCTGTTTCTAGCATGATTCCAGAGAATTCATTAGCTCCATCTCCTTTGAAGATTGCTTGTTCTGCAACCTTAGCAACACGACGACCAAGTAAATCATTTACGTAGGAAACGATATCAACTGCTGAGTCATTGATCAGTTGATTAGATAAACTAGCTGCTGCTCCTAAACGTTTTTGCTTAAGTTCAACGTTAGTAAAGTTGATTGCTTCTTCAAGAATATCTTCTCCTTCTCCAAAGAAACCACCAGATACCGCATCATTTTCTTTAGCAACTTTTAAACTACCATTATTAGAAGGAAGTTTACGCGCTTGTTTGAAAGCAGGAGATACTTCTTCCATTTTCTTGATAATTTCATTTTGAACGTTTTCTGGAATAACCGCAGTTCCATTCGCTGTTGTAGATAAAGTTCGTAGCTCCGTTTCAAAACCTGTAACAGAACGTTTTTCCATTTTCATTTCTTTTGCCATTTTAACATTACCTCTTTCTTCTTGTTTTTGTAATCTTTCAAGTTCATTGATCATCTTTTCAGCTCGATCAGATTCTTTTTGAAGACGCTTTTCAGTATCTTCAGTCAAGTTGTAGCCACGAACTGATCGAACCATTTCAATAGCTGATAAGAGTTCATCAATATCTTTTTGAAGCTTTTCAATCTTTTGCTTGTTTCCCATTTGAAGAATTCACCTCCGGTTGATTTGGTTGAGGACCAAGGTTCAGATAAACCATTTGGCCATCTTCATATTTCATGACATTTCCAATTGAAAGAAGTCTGAAGTCTTTTTGTTCTTTTGGTAGATCCAATCGATAAGCTGCTTGATTGAAAGTTAATAGTCCTTTGTTGAACGCTTCAGCAGTAGCCTTTAATTTTTGTTCTTCAGTCGTACGCAGAATTTCTGAAGTATCGAATCTGAAGTTGTAACCAATCTGTCGTTCAATGTCATCAAGAAGATCTTTATCGAGAGCTCTTTCAATAGCAGTCAAGATAGGACCAAGAGTTGATTGAAGATATTGAACTCCATTCTGTTCCAAGCTGTTGTATTTGTTAGCTGAAGCAGAAATCATGGATTCTGGAATATTAAACAATCTTGCTATTTCAGAAATAACTTGTTTGTTTGATTCAGTAAGTTGAAGTTCATCAGGCTTTAGTGATAAAGGCTTGTAATCAAGACCTTCTTCAAGAATTAATGTACGACCAGCTTTTTTAGCTCCGCCGTATAGGTTTTCAAATGAAGTTCTAAGACGATCGATTGCTCTTTCCGTTAGCCTTGAAGTAGCTTGCAATATACCAACTGGAACTGCAGCATTTGAAAGCAAAGATGAAGAGTAATCAATTTGACCAGATGCTTGAGTCAAAATTTTTCCTCCATCAATCAAAACTCCGTTGCTTGAACCATCAATCATAAAAACTTCATCTTCAGAAAAAGTAACTGTCTCATATCCGTAGTAAACAAACTTACGTTCAGATACTGTAACGCTGTCTTCTGTAAAGTATTTAACTTCAACCTTTTTTGCAGGCAGATGATAAAGCTCAGTTCCTTTTCTATAGATAAATGATCTTCCATGTAACAAGAAATCTTGAACGATTTTCTTTTTCATTGATTGACCTGTGTCATTTCTGTTTGAAATGGAATTTAACGTACTAATTCTTGTATCCGTGATCTTTTTTATTTCGTCATCAGAAGTCTGCTGATACAAATAAATAGGAAGCATTGAAATTGAGTTTGAAATCAAATCAACAGCAGCCTTTACAGCAGGAATTTGAAGAGCTTCTTCTTCTGTAATCATTGCTGGCGGACGACTAGAAAAAATTGCAGTAGAAAAATAATCATGCTCAGATTGTTTTTTAGAACGATTCCATATAGATGGATTTGCCATTGTAATCCTCCTTAGTTAGATTTATTTCATTGCAGAAAACTGCAATTGAAGTTCAAAAAAAATAGACATCCGATATTCGGATGCCCGTTTTCATTACATACAACTTTCAAATCCTGCACCAGTTAAGACAATTCATTACGAGGATTGGTGTTAGACCAGTAGTTCTAGACCAACAAATGAACGCTCTTGCCGTTCTTGAAAACTTTTGATATTGAATTAGAACATAAGAAAAGCTTTAAAGTAAAAAAAGATGATGCGAAGCAAATAAATTCGGTTGACCAAACCGTATTTTGATGCAGATTATGATAGTACCTCGAAGGGTACGAATATGTATGAAAAAGGAGCCAAGCTATGATTAGCCTGACTCCCGTCTCAACTACTAGAGACTTCATATGTCGTAAAAATTAAAAGGAGTGTGCTGATATGACAGTCAGCATTATGTTATCGGCCATGCGAACCGATACGAAAATTTAATAGGAGTGTCAAGTACTTCTACAGACTTTAAACAGATTTAAGTTTAGGAGGAACTTAAATGAACAATGGATGATGTCCTATTTAAAGTCTGATAAAGCACTTGACTGTTCATGAATCTAAAATCATAGAAAAACTTGATGAAGAAGAAGAAAGAGGTAAGAAATTGAATTAAACTTACCTCTCTATAATTTTATATATACAAATGATGGATAATGTACGTAATATTGCATATTTCTGCAATATTATTTCTTAGAACTTACTAGTCACATTCGTACGTTTTTCTTTCATTTGTTTCCATTTTTCTTTGATTCTTTTTACTTCTTCTGAATCTTCATGAGGAATTGCTTTTACTTTTATATACTGAACTTTTTCTTTTCTAATTGGTTTTATATGAATCTTTTGACCGAAGCCATGTATTCTTTCAGGACGACTAATTTGTACATACATATCAATTCACCTGCTCTTGAGATTTCATTACTTTCTTATAGAACTTTCCCATTTCATTCAGAACTACCAAATAATCTTTTT contains:
- a CDS encoding phage major capsid protein; its protein translation is MGNKQKIEKLQKDIDELLSAIEMVRSVRGYNLTEDTEKRLQKESDRAEKMINELERLQKQEERGNVKMAKEMKMEKRSVTGFETELRTLSTTANGTAVIPENVQNEIIKKMEEVSPAFKQARKLPSNNGSLKVAKENDAVSGGFFGEGEDILEEAINFTNVELKQKRLGAAASLSNQLINDSAVDIVSYVNDLLGRRVAKVAEQAIFKGDGANEFSGIMLETAVNETEYSLATELDMDSFMDVYTSLHPTFLDGAAFYMSRSFFNKAVKLKDAMGHYYMQNAVVNGKPTYTLFNRPVFVTEALDAGDTVGQVPVVFANLGQAYSILVKQEMNLRQIIDGQQALRGSQLLVLDGYMDGAVTNHAAIAKLTVTA
- a CDS encoding phage portal protein — translated: MANPSIWNRSKKQSEHDYFSTAIFSSRPPAMITEEEALQIPAVKAAVDLISNSISMLPIYLYQQTSDDEIKKITDTRISTLNSISNRNDTGQSMKKKIVQDFLLHGRSFIYRKGTELYHLPAKKVEVKYFTEDSVTVSERKFVYYGYETVTFSEDEVFMIDGSSNGVLIDGGKILTQASGQIDYSSSLLSNAAVPVGILQATSRLTERAIDRLRTSFENLYGGAKKAGRTLILEEGLDYKPLSLKPDELQLTESNKQVISEIARLFNIPESMISASANKYNSLEQNGVQYLQSTLGPILTAIERALDKDLLDDIERQIGYNFRFDTSEILRTTEEQKLKATAEAFNKGLLTFNQAAYRLDLPKEQKDFRLLSIGNVMKYEDGQMVYLNLGPQPNQPEVNSSNGKQAKD
- a CDS encoding phage major tail protein, TP901-1 family, producing the protein MSGKITGMNVKLYIVQAGTGAVLAGQRNASLKRSADSIDGTSKDTAGFWKENLQGFKEWSIDADGAYVESDAAYTTLETAFVNSENVDVYLEFPSGTQYQGNCTITDMSMDAPYDDLTTWKISLQGSGALAIVPGS